The Myxococcus xanthus genome contains the following window.
GGTCGAAGTCCGCGTCGCGCGCCAGCGTGTCCAACGCCTCGCGCCCGCTGTGGACCACCACCACCTCGTGACGCACGCCGAGGATGCGGCCCAGCACCGAGGCGAGCAGCGGCTCGTCATCCACCACCAGCACCCGCTTCCGTCCGGGAAGGTCCGTGTCCTCCGCCACCCGCACGGCTGGCGCGTCCGCGTCGGTGGTGGGCAGCCGCACCTGGAAGACACTGCCCAGGCCCGGCGCGCTCGATGCCGACAGCTCGCCTCCCATGCCTCGCACCAGGCCCAGGCTGGTGGACAGGCCGAGTCCAGCGCCCTCCCCCAGGGGACGGGTGGTGAAGAAGGGCTCGAAGGCGCGCTCCAGGACCTCGGGCGCCATGCCGTGGCCGTTGTCCGCCACCTCCACCACCACCGTCGCGCCGTCCCTCCAGGTGGAGAGCGTCACCTGGTAGCGCGCCACGTCCCCTTCCGGGATGGCCTGCGCGGCGTTGACGAGCAGTTGGAGGAACACCTGCCCCAGCCGCGTCTCGTGCGCCATCACCGTGGGCACCGGGCCCAGGCGCTTCTCGACGCGGGCCCGGTGGCGCAGGTGCGGCATCGCCATGGAGAGGCCGAACTCCAGCGCCGCGTGCACGTCCACGGGCGACAGTTGCGGCTCCTCCGCTCGAGCGAAGATCTGCAAATCACGGACGGTGGTGCGGATGCGCTCGGCGCCTTCCTTCGCCTCGCGCAGGGCCTCCATCGCCTCGCCCAGCGCGCGGGCCAATGATTCACGCACCGCGCCCTGCGTTGCGAGGGGCTCGAGCTGCTCCAGCGCGAACTGCAGGTTCCCCACGACGTAGGAGAGCGGGTTGTTGATTTCGTGCCCCACGCCCGCCGCGAGCTGTCCCGCCATGGCCAGCTTCTCCGACTGCACCAGTCGCTCACGCGCGGCCATGAGTTCGCGGGTGCGCTCGTGGACCAGGGCCTCGGCTTCCAGGCGGCCCGAGTGCTCGCGCGACAGAAGCACGTCCCGCTCCGCCTCCGCCTGCTTCCTGGCGGTGACGTCCCGCCCGAAAATGGACACGTTGCCGTTGGCGCCCCAGGC
Protein-coding sequences here:
- a CDS encoding ATP-binding protein, which translates into the protein MGTDTDTCLPRVLVTATYSCRHGAILNDRFQAAPAPDMDVLLVALEEAERHQPEGCMVLHAVRDAAGALVDFQWAWANPAGARALGHAAPELLRGRRLRELMPGSGLASRVDLLRNVVEAGRPAADSFQEGDVWLQGTAVPLRDGVLLRLRDITSALRLEESVRETLDWVRSMLEATPDAFFTLDADWRITFVNHEAAALSGRSQEQLFRQILWQACPELLGTRMERELRRVASGAGHTIFEWRATPGRWHEVHAWGANGNVSIFGRDVTARKQAEAERDVLLSREHSGRLEAEALVHERTRELMAARERLVQSEKLAMAGQLAAGVGHEINNPLSYVVGNLQFALEQLEPLATQGAVRESLARALGEAMEALREAKEGAERIRTTVRDLQIFARAEEPQLSPVDVHAALEFGLSMAMPHLRHRARVEKRLGPVPTVMAHETRLGQVFLQLLVNAAQAIPEGDVARYQVTLSTWRDGATVVVEVADNGHGMAPEVLERAFEPFFTTRPLGEGAGLGLSTSLGLVRGMGGELSASSAPGLGSVFQVRLPTTDADAPAVRVAEDTDLPGRKRVLVVDDEPLLASVLGRILGVRHEVVVVHSGREALDTLARDADFDRIFCDLMMGDLTGMDVYDALSSRQPELLARFVFMTGGGFSERARTFLQSVPVPRIEKPFELGVLHALVEDAPPRAGP